A segment of the Amycolatopsis thermophila genome:
GCTTCTCCGCGACGGGCGTTTCCACCGGGTTCTTGCGCGGGCGTCCCCGCGGCCGCTTGCGCGCGACCACGACACCGCGTTCGAAGATCTCGCCTCCCCAAACCCCCCAGGGCTCCCGCCGGGCGAGCGCGCCGGACAGGCACGCATTCCGGATCGGGCAGTCGGCGCACCGGCTCTTGGCCAGTTCCAGATCCGCCGGTGACTCCGCGAACCACAGATCCGCATCGCCCGACCTGCAGGGCAGGTCCGCTTCAGGCGAGGCCACGGCATCGAAAAGCTCGCCAATCCCGGATCCCAGGCCGGCGAGTTCGTCGGGTAACGCCTTCTCTGACGCGAAGGCGATTGCCGATGACATTCCCGTTCTCCTTTGTGTAGTAACGGTTTTTCGGTTGTGAGGTGGTACAAAAACACGAGGGCCGCGGATCCGATACTCGGTTCCGCGGCCCTCGTGAGCCTGTCTCCCTGACGGGGGGGTCAGAGTCTGAGCTCCGGCGGAGCCAGCGGAACGTGGAGTCGGGTCTGCTTGTCGGTCGGGACGTACGCCGGCTTGGCGGCGGACACAGTGATCCCGTCGAAGCGGTCACGCAGCCGGGCGAGAATCGGCAGATCGGTGCCGATCAGCGCGGCACCCCAGCCATTCGCGCACGCCATCGCCGTGCGGGCGAAGGGCAGAGCGGTGCCAGGGTTGGTGACCGTAGTCGAAATCTTCACGTCCCAGCACCTCCTCTCTCGTCCTTCGCTCCTCGCCGGCGGGCGACGGGCGGTTCGCTTCGCGGGCACTTCTCACCCGCTCAAGCAGGTTATTGCCCCAGCCCTGGAGGGGGCAACTCATTTTCCCCAGAACTTTCGCCAGCGACGAAGATCGTCCCTGAGCAGCGGTTCCGCCGCGCGAACCCGCCTTCCGACGCGGTCAAGCGGCCGCGCGCGGCCAAACACTGGCCCGCGGTGACAGTCGCTGTTGCGGTGACTGTGCGGGCCGCGGTGAGGGCGCCGGGCCGTGATGTCACGCAGCGCTGTGGTGAGGACGCCGGGCGCGATGACACGCCGAATGGGGTGAGGTGCCAAGCGCGGCAACCAGCCGAGGCGGGCGAGGGTGCCGAGCGCGGCAACAGGCCGAGCCGTGGCGATGAGGGTGCCGGGAGGGCGACAGCCGAGACGGGCCGAGGCGGCCGCACCAGGGCACGGCAGCCGCGTGGGAGTCATGCGTCTGATGCACCGCAGCCGAAACTGACCGCGGTCACGCGCAAGACCTGGGTCGGGCACCAGGTCGCAGTCATCCACAGAGCTGCAGCAAGGCAGTCGCACCGCGGGCATGCGCCTGAGTCGCCGAAGGGCAGGAGGGTGCGCCACAGGTCAACCTGAACCGCAGTAAGGGCGGCCCGCGCCTCAGTCCACCTGCGGCCCGCGCCGGCACCGGCATCACACGCACGCACACCGCCTCACGGGCGAACCCCGAACCGTCGTAAGCGCAGGCCCTTACGCCTCAGTCCACCTGCGGCGCGCGCCGACACCGCCGTCACGCACACACACCGCCTCGCGGGCGATCCGCCTGAACCGCCGTAAGCGCAGGCGCTTGCGCCGAGGTCAACCGGAGGGGTGGGGAGGCACCTGCTCGAACCTCCGGCGGCGTCAGCGTCGGCGTGTAGGTGCCGCCCTCCCGGACCACGGTCGGCGGCGGCATTTACGTGCCGGCTTCCGGACCACGGTCAGCGGCGGCATTTACGTGCCGGCTTCCCCGACCACGGTCAGCCGCGGCGTTCAGGCGCCGCCTTCCCGGACCACGGTCAGCACCTCGTCGCCGAAGCGTTGGACCTTGGTGGGGCCGAT
Coding sequences within it:
- a CDS encoding WhiB family transcriptional regulator, with product MSSAIAFASEKALPDELAGLGSGIGELFDAVASPEADLPCRSGDADLWFAESPADLELAKSRCADCPIRNACLSGALARREPWGVWGGEIFERGVVVARKRPRGRPRKNPVETPVAEKRLERRNRTDQQSAAA